CTGCCGGAGACCGTGGCGCTGTCGGGGAGCAGACGGAGCGCCGACATGATGAGCGTCGATTTTCCGGAGCCGGACTCGCCCGCGATGCCGAGCGTGCCCTTTCGCGGCAGGGTGAGGTTGACGTGCTTCACGGCCGCGTAGTCGAGCGGCGCACCGTCGCTGTCGCGGGTGCGGTAGGAGATCGAGACGTCTTCGAACTGCAGCGCATACATTAGCGGTCTCCCAGAGTCGGGTTGACGACGGTTTCGAGCGCCCGGCTGACGAGCGTAAAGGCGAGCACCACGACGAGGATCGCGAGGCCGGGGGCGACAATGAGCCACCAGAATCCCGCCACCGCTGCGCCGCTGCCCATTGCCTGCTGGAGCATCGTGCCCCAGGAGATCCCGCCGCCGTTGATCCCGAGGAACGCCAGCGTCGCCTCAGAGATGATCGCGACGCCGACGGCGAGTGAGGTGTTGGCGAGCACGAGCGGCATTACTCCCGGGAGGATGTGCCGCCAGGTGATGTGCGCCTGCGACGCCCCGAGCGCCCGAGAACGCTCGACGTATCCGCGCGACTCGAGCGAGAGTGTCTGCGCCCGGATCATGCGGGCGGTGCCGGCCCACGAGGTCACGCCGATCGCAACGACGATCGTGAAGGTGCTCGATCCCAGCACCGCGCCGAGCACGATCGCGAGCACCAGCCCGGGAATTACGAGGAAGAAGTCGATCACGCGCATAATGACGGCCGATCGCCAGCCGCGCATGGTGCCGGCGAGCAGTCCCATCAACGTGCCGATGACCATCGACATGATCGTGGCGGCAATGCCGACCGTGAGCGAGGTGCGCGCGCCCCAGATGAGCAACGGCAGCACCGGGCGCCCGAGATGATCGGTGCCGAACCAAAACTCGGCCGACGGCGCTTCGAATGGCCTGCCCGGGGCCTTCGTCGGGTCGAGGACGGAGACGTCGGCGATGACCGGGGCGAAGACCGCGAGGAGCGTCACGATGACGAGCACCACGAGCCCGAGGAGACCTCCCGGCTGTCGCGCGAAGGCGCGCCAGTTGGCGCGGAACGCGTCCGCCCGCCGTCGGCGCGCGAGCTGCCGGGGGCTGGCAATTGCCACGGTTGCAGTGTCCATAGTCGTCTCGCCTCTCATGCTGCGCGCACCCGCGGGTCGATCGCCCGGTACAGGATGTCGGCGAAGAAGTTCATGAAGATCACGATCGAGGAGAACACGACGAACGTGCCCTGCAAGACCGGGAAATCGGGGCCCTGGATCGCCTGGAAGGTGAGGTATCCAAGCCCCGGCCACGAGAACACGGTCTCGACCGTGACAGCTCCGCTGATGAGCCCTGCGAGCTGCAGGAAGATCATGGTCACGGTCGGCAGGAGCGCATTCGGAAGCGCGTGTCGGCGCCGCACGAGGTCCTCGGGAAGGCCCTTGGCTCGCGCAGTGACGAGGTAGTCCTGCCCGAGTTCCTCGAGCAGTGAGGAGCGCATGATGAGGACGTACTGGGCGTACGAAGCGATCGAGAGCGCCAGGACCGGGAGCACCAGGTGGCGCGCGACATCGAGCACGTAAGCCCACCCGGTGTAGCCGGCGCCGACCGTGGTCATGCCGCTGCTCGGGAAGAGTCCCGTGCCCGAGAAGACGAGGAGGAGGAGGAGCCCGAACCAGAAGGTGGGCATCGACCAGAAGAACAGCGAGGTCCAGGTCGCGGAGCGGTCGAACCAGCCGCCCCGCTTCCACGCGGCACGCTGACCGACCCAGACCCCGATGCTGACGGTGAGGACCATCGAGACGCTCATGAGCAGAAGCGTCGGGCCGACATACTGCCCCATGAGCTGCGTCACGGGGGTGCGGAACACGAAGGAGTCTCCGAGGTCGCCTTTGAGAAGGCCGACGAGGTATTCCCAGAACTGGACCAGAATCGGGCGATCCAAGCCGAGCTGATCTCGCAACTGGGCAATCTGCTCGTTCGTGACCTGGCGGCCGCGGGTCAGCACGGCCACGGGGTCGCCGGGAAGGACCCGGAATGCGAAGAATCCGAGCACCACCACCATCAGGAGGCTCACTGCGGAGCCACCCGCCTTCACCAGGAGGTATCTCCAGGTGCTCCCGGTGTGCCGGACGTCCGCCGCCTCGTCGCTTGCGCGGGGAGAGTGCGGCGGTGCCCCGGTGTCGGGGGCGGTGGTGCTCGGATTCTCGCGATTCATTTCGGGCCTACCTACTTCCGGTCGTCGACGCTCTTCTTGCGACGAATCGCGAAGATGAGGCCGCCGGCGAGAACGACGGCAGCGATGCCGACGCCGATCGCTACCGCGGGGACCCCGGATCCGCCGTCGCCGGACTCGCCTTCGGCGCCCTTGATGGTGGCCTGAGCAATCGAGAATCGGTTGTTCGGCGAGCCGTTGACCACGAGCAGGTTGTCGAGGCGGTCGGAGTTGTAGGCGCCGAGCGCGTCGTCGTAGTAGAACATCGCGGTGTTGCCGTACTCGTAAATCATCGTCAGCGCTTCGGTGACGAGTTCCTTACGCTTCTCGGGATCGAGCTCGGTGTGCTGCGCCTCGAAGACCTTGTCGTACTCGGGGTCGCACATGCCCGACTGCGACGAGCTCGACACGCCGGGCTCGTCGGGCAGCGTGCTGCACACGTTGATCGAGAGCATGTAATCGGGATCCTGCGAGACGCCCCAGCCATCGATGTAGGTGTCGTAGTCACCCTTGGGGATCAGCTCGCCCATCTCGTCCCAGTTGGTGTTCTTCAGCTCCATCGCGATGCCGAGGTCCTTGAACCACGACTCAATGAACTCGGACGCCGCCGTGTTTGACGTGCTGCCGCCGTTGAACATCATGCGCAGCGTGATGGGGGCACCGTTCTTGTCGAGGCGGTTCCCGTCAGCGTCGGTGGTGTACCCGGCGGCCTCGAGCGACTTCTTTGCCTCTTCGACGCCCTGCGGGAGGGCGACGCCCTCGAGCTCGGTGAAGAACCCACCGGGGCTTCCCGGGGGCAGGATGGTCGGGCCCTCGCTGCCGAGGCCATTGATGACCTTATCGACGAGCACCTTGCGGTCGATCGCCTGGCCGATCGCCCGGCGGAACGCCTGGTCCTCGAGGACCGGGTTCTGCGTGCCGTAGGCCTCGCCGCCCGTCGTCTTCCAGCCACCGTTGAGCGTCAGGTTAAAGAAGTGCTTCGACTCCACCTGATAGGGCTCGATGCCGTCGACCGAAGCGAGTGAGTCGAACTGGGCAGAGTTGAGGCCGCCGAGCATGTCGATCTCGCCATTGCGCAGCGCGAGCACGGCGGCGTCGGTGTTCTTGAAGCCCACAATGTGCAGCTTGTCGACGCCCGTCGGGCCGTTCCAGTAGTGCTCGTTCGACTTCAGCGTGATCGAGGTGCCCTGCTTGTACTCCTCGATGATGAACGGGCCGCTGCCGACGACGTCCTCGGTGTTCGGGTATTCCTCGGGGTTGTCGATCTTCTCCCAGATGTGCTTGGGCACGATGGGCAGGATCCCGGGGTGCAGCGGGGTCGGGGCGGTGGTTTCGATCTCGACGGTCTTGTCGTCGACCGCGGTCACCGAGCTGATGTTTCCGACGGACTCGCCGTTGGCCACCTGCAGGGGCTTGCTCCCCATGACCGCCTCGTACGTCCAGACCACGTCGTCCGCGGTGACCGGCTCGCCGTCGGACCACGTCGCCTTGTCGCGAATGTGATAGGTCCAGGTGGTGTTGTCGACCGAGAAGTCGTCGGCCAGGATCCCGCCGTAATCGCCGGTCTCGTTGATGCCGGCGAGCGGCTGGTACTCGTAGTCCAGCACGATGAGCGCCTCGTTGAACACCGCGGTGAACGGGTTGAGGGTGTCGATCTCGTCCATTGAGCTCGAGAGGCGGAGCGAGGACTCGGTGGGTTCATCGGCGGCTTGTGCCGCGGAGAGGGGCGCGGCGATGATGGCGAGTGCCGCCGCCATGCCGACCAGAGCTTTCACTGTTTTCATACCGGATCTCCTTTAATGCGGTCGTGGTCAAACGGGTTAGTCAGAGTGATTCGGGGGCTGCGGGCCAGCGGGGTGGGGCGCGTGCGGACGGTCGGGGTCGGGCGGGCCACGTTGCTCCGCCTGGCTTGACCGTATTCGCGCATCGTCCACTCCATCATGACCGTGCTGATTCAAAGATATGAATCGTAATTTCTCGTACCGAGGTACCCTGATAGTAGGGTGCGCCGCGGCGGCTTGTATAGCTTTCTGGTGGTTTGGGCTCTCGTGATCGGCGTGTTATGGAGGGATCTTGTCGGTGCCGTGCCGGCCATCGCGTGAGGCGGCGCCCCGGCACTGATCCGGCCTTACGATTCGGATCATGGCATCAGCACCGCCACCAGGAGCTCGATGCGCTCGTGCAGCGAATCGATCAGGACGTGCTCGTTCTCGGCGTGAGCCCCGCCGCCTCGCGGGCCAAATCCGTCCAGCGTGGGGTGGCCGAGGGAGCCGAGCAGATTGGTGTCGCCGGCGCCGCTGGCCGGGCGCCCCTCGACGCGCTGATCGACGCGGAGCGCGGCAGCGCGAACCGTCTCGAGCAGCGCACGGTCCGCCGCGGAGGCCAACCACGCGGGCCGGTGGCTGAGCTGTTCGCAGTCGAAGGTCGCCCCGGAGCGGACCGGGGTCAGCGCGGCGATCGCCCGCAACACGTGTTCCTCGGTCGCCGGATCGCCGAATCTCAGGCCGATCTCGGCGCTTGCGCTGGCGGGTACGACGTTCGTGAGGGCACCGCCGCGGATGACACCGATGTTGCTGAGCACCGGCGAGGGAAGCTCGGGCGAGGCCGTGATCGCTCGGATGTGCAGGAGCTGATCAATGAGCTCGTCGATCGCTGATACCCCGAGTTCCGGGTCGAGCGCCGCGTGTGCGGCCCGTCCACCGGCCGTGAGCTTGATACGCGTGCTGCCGAGTCTGCCGATTTTGAAGGCCCCATCGGGGTGGGGGGACTCGAAGCCGAGGGCCGCCACAGTTCCGGCGCTGGCCTCTCGCAATACCGCCTGGCTGGTGGGGGAGCCCACCTCTTCGTCGCACACGAGAACGATCCGCACGGCGCGGTGTGGCGTCCCTGCGAGCCGAGAGAGCGCGGCGTGCATGACGACAATCCCGCTCTTCATGTCGTAGACCCCGGGGCCGGCGAGCTTGCCGTCCGTCTCGCGCCAGGGCATTGCCTCGGCGAGGGTTCCGACCGGCCACACCGTGTCGGTGTGGCCGACGAGGAGGAGGGGTTCGCCCACCCCGGGAGCGGTGATGATGAGGTTCGTCCCGGCGGAGGTCGGACGCAGCGTGACTTCGGCGCCGATCTCAGTGAAGTGCGAGGTGAGCACCTCGGCGATCCGCGCGCTCGCGGCGACATTCAGCGAGGGAGTCTCAATATGGACGAGTTCCCGCAGCAGGGAGACCGCGGCGGCGTTGCCACGTTTGCTCGATGCGTTGGTGTTCATGTTACGAAACGTATCTGACACTTGAATGTCTGGCAATAGCCCAATAACATTAGCCATCAAACGCCGATCATCCGATTTATAGGAAACATATAATGATCATTTCGTCCCCGGTGGGTGCCGCAATTGTCGCGCACCTCGACCCCGCCGGCGCGGGCGGAGCGTCGGGGCGCCCCGGGCTGATCGGCCGCGAACTCCTGAGGTTTGAGGACGTGCAGGCGGCCAACGAACTCTACGGCCGGGTGTTCGCGTACCAGGACCCCAGCTTCGCGCTGAACCCGAACCTGCTCTTCGCGCTGAAGGACAACGGTGGCTCGGTGGTCGGAGTATTCACGGCCGACGAGCGGCTTGTCGGCTTCGCCTACGGGTTTGCGGGGAAAGACGCCTCCGGGAGCGAGTACCACTATTCGCAGGCGACGGTAGTCGACCCCGAGTTCCAGGGCAAGGGCCTCGGCCGGCAGCTGAAGATGCTGCAGCGCCGGGTCGCCGAGCGTTGGGGGCACCGGAGCATGCGGTGGACCTTCGACCCAGTCCTGGTGCGCAATGGACACTTCAACTTCTCGACGCTCGGTGCGATCGGAACCGACTACCTCGCCGACTACTACGGGCGCCCGGGCACGGACCGTCTGCTGGCTGAATGGGCGCTCGGCACGGGTGCCGACCACGCGAGCGACCTGCGCGAAACTGCCGCGCCGCTGCTCGACCGCGGCAGCTGGGGCCAGGCGGTGCCGCAGGGCGAGGCAGTCTGGGTGCCGTTGCCCGCCGCGGCCGGCGCGGCCGAGCACCTGCGTACGCGCCTCGCGGACACGCTTCGCGCCCAGTTTGCGGCGGGACGGGTGATCATCGACTGTCGGCGGCTCGAACCCGAAACGACCGCGTACCTTTTCGTTCCGCGAACCGCGCTCGCCGCGGACCACCCTTCACCAGCAGTACCTCGACAGGAGCAATCATGAATTCGGATGAGAACGGTGACCTTGACCGCTCCCTCGTGTCACCCCGCGACCGGTTCGGCGAGCGATTTCGCACGAACCTTTCCGCGGAGGGCATTCAGGCGCGCGTCATCGAAAGCGAGGTTCGATCGCTGACGCAGACGCTCGATGAGCTCGCTGCGACGGGCGAGATGCCGCGGGCCGCCGCACTGATCCTGGGTGCTCGCCGCCGCTACATCGGCGGCGAAGGGAAGGCCGCGGCGTACGCGCAGCTGCTCAACGCGGACCTGTCGGCCACCCTGTCGAACGTCTTCCTCATTGACGGGCTCGGGCTCACCCCGATCACCGTGCTCACCGATGTGCGCTCGAGCGACGTCCTTGTGGTGTTCTCGATGCGCCGGTATCGCGAGGAGACGATCCGGCTCGGACGGCTTTTCCATGAAGCGGGTGGGCAGCTGGTGGTCATCACCGACAGCGAGGACGCGCCGCTCGCCCCCTATGCGAGTGTGCTGATCCGCGTGCACACCGGATCGGCCTCGTACGCCGACTCGCCGACCGCGGTGGCCGCGGTGTGTCACCTGCTCAGCACGTTGACGACGGCGAGTGCGAAGGGCGCCCGTCGGCGTCTCTCGATGCGGGACAAGTACGCCGCCGAACTCGGCCTGTATCGCCCCGATCCCGACCACGAGGTGCCGCAAGAATGACGCCGCCGATGCGGATCGATCGGGTGCGACTGTTCCTTTTGGAGCTGCCGCTCCTGCACAGCTTCCAGACGAGCTCGCACCGCAAGTCGGCCATTGCCCACGTGCTCGTCGAGCTCACGGACGCCGACGGGGCCGTCGGCTGGGGCGAGATCGCGTCGCCGAGCGACCCCTACTTCTGCGCGGAAACGACCGAGACCGCATGGGAGATCGCCACGCGCTACCTGGTCCCGGCCACGCTGGGCGCGGAGTGGAGTCGCCCTGAGGACTGCGACGCGGCGTTTGCGAAGGTGCGCGGGAACGAGTTCGCGCGGGCCGGCTTCGTCGGTGCCGCTTGGGATCTGCACGCACGCAGACGCGGCGTATCGCTCGCGGCGGCGCTTGGCGGCACCCGCACCGAGGTCGTCGCGGGGGTGTCTCTCGGAATTGAGTCGTCGATCGACGCCCTGCTCGTGCAGGTGGCGGCCCAGCTCGAGGCCGGGTACGGGCGCGTCAAGCTCAAGATCGCGCCGGGTTGGGACGTCGAGGTCGTCCGTGCCGTGCGCGCGGCCTTCCCCGGCATCGACCTCCACGTCGACGCGAACGGCGCCTACCCGCGCACCGCGGAGTCGACGGCGGTCTTCCGGACGCTCGACGAGAGTGCGCTCACCATGATCGAGCAGCCGTTCGGGGTGCGCGACTTCCTCGCCCATGCCGAGCTGCAGGGTCAGATTGATACGCCCGTCTGCCTCGACGAGTCGATCGTCGGGGTCGAGGACATCGAGACGATGCTGCGGCTCGACGCGGGACGAATCGTGAATATCAAGGTCTCCCGCATGGGCGGCTTGACCCAGGCGAAGCGGGCGCACGACGTCGCTGCCGCCGCCGAGGTGCCCGTGTGGTGCGGGGGCATGCACGAGTTCGGGGTGGGCCGGGCGGCCAACGTGGCAATCTCCTCCCTCCCGAACTTCTCGTTGCCGTCCGACGTATCGGGTTCCGATAAGTACTACGCGAGCGACATCGTCAGCCCGCCAGTGCGCGCCCTGGGCGGCCGAGTTCCGGTGCCCCGGGCCGCCGGCCTCGGGCACGAGGTGGACGTGGAGCGAGTGATTGAGTGGGCCAGTCGGAGCTTCGACTCGGCGGCGGTCGACGAGCTCTCGACGCAGCGCAGGGTCCGCTCGTGAGCGCACTGATACCCGTGATCGACGGACACAACGACCTGGCATGGGCCTGCCGGGAGCTGCGCGGCTACGCCACCGGCGGGCTCGACGAGTCGGTGCCGAGCCTGCACACCGACATCGCTCGCCTCCGGCTGGGCGGGGTCACCGGGCAGTTCTGGTCGGTGTGGGTCGACCCGGTGCTCGCGGGCGCCGAACAGGTGGTCGCGACCCTCGAGCAGATTGACTTCGTGCAGCGGCTGATCGACGCGTACCCGGAACACCTGCGATCGGCGCGGACCGCCGCCGAGGTGCGCGCGGCGATGCGCGACGGGCGTATCGCGTCGCTCATCGGGGTCGAGGGCGGGGAACAGCTCGGCGGCTCCCTCGCCGTGCTGCGCCAATACGCGCGACTGGGCGCCCGGTATCTGACCTTGACCTGGTCGCGGACGACCGGGTGGGCAGACTCCGCGACCGACGAGTCGCGACACGGTGGCCTGTCCGACTTTGGCAGAGCGGTGGTGCGCGAGATGAATCGCGTGGGCTTGCTGGTCGACCTCGCCCACGTGGCCCCGGCGACGATGCGTCACGTGCTGGCGGAAAGCCGGCGCCCGGTGATCGTCAGTCACTCCGGGGCGTGGGAGCTGTGCAAGCACCGCCGTAATGTGCCCGACGACGTGCTCGCGCTGATTGGCGCGTCCGGGGGTGTCGTCATGGTCGCCTTCGTGCCCTCGTTCCTCACGGAAGCGCGACGGCAGTGGGTCGAGGCGGGAGAGGCTGGCGATCCGCCACACGTGGGGGTCGCGGACGTCGCGGACCACCTCGATCACATCCGCGAGGTGGCCGGGCCGCAGGCGGTCGGCATCGGCGCGGACTACGACGGAACCGACTCGATGCCCGACGGGCTCGGCGACGTGTCCGGGTACCCGGCGCTGTTCGCGGAGCTCCGCGGCCGAGGCTGGTCGGAGGACGAGCTGCGCGGCCTGGCCAGCGAGAATGTGCTGCGCGTGCTGGAGCGCGCCGACCCGGACTACGAGGCCTTCCTCGCCGGGAGGGCCGGCGAACCGGAACCGGCAGCGATTGTTCCGGCCGTCGATACAACAATGAAACTGGAGAGAAGACTTGCCTAACGCGCCCCGCATTCTTGTTGTGATCAACCACCCGGACTCGGGCCCCCGGAGGCTGGGCACCTGGCTCTCGGACGCGGGCGCCGATGTGCACGAGGTGTTTGGCGGGGACGGCCTGCCCGCGGGCCTCGCGGGTTTTGATGGGCTGGTGCTGCTCGGTGGCGGGTTCATGCCGGACGACTACGCGCACGCACCGTGGTTGGTGCAGGAGCGGGCACTCGTGCGCGAGGCGATCGATCGGGACCTTCCCACGCTCGGCATCTGCCTCGGGGCGCAGGTCATCGCTGACGTCGACGGGGGTGAGGTGCGCGCAAACTACGGTCCGAAAGAGCGCGGCAGCACTGTCATTCGCCCGACCGCGCGAGGTCGCGAAGACACGCTGTTCGTCGGCTTTGGCGCTGCGGCCCCCATGATCGAGAATCACGAGGACATGATCACTCGGCTGCCCGAGTCGGCGGTCCTGCTCGCGTCGAGCGACGCGGTCGAGAACCAGGCCTTTCTCATCGGCGCGCACGTGCGCGGGGTGCAGTTCCACCCAGAGGCTGGCGCCGCGAACCTCGCGAATTGGGACGACGCGGCGCTCGGAGAAGAGGGCTTCGACCGGGCCGAGATGATCCGTGAAGCCCTGGCCGTGGACGACGAGAACACCGTCGCCAGCCGTGCTCTCGTCGAGGCGTTCGCCGCGGAGGTCCGCGCCGCCTCGCTGCTCGAAGCCGCGCGGCCAACACGCGGTGCCGCCTCGTGACGGGCCAGCATGTGATCGTCGTGGGCGGCGGCCTGATTGGTCTGTGCTCCGCTTACAGTCTGCTGCGCGACGGGCACCAGGTCACGATCGTCGAGCGGGACCGGCTCGGCAGCGGCGCCGCGACCGGCAACGCCGGCGAGCTCACTCCGCAGCAGGTGGCCCCCCTCGCCTCGCCGAACACTGCGAGGGACGTCATTGCGGGCGTGTTTACGCGCTCGTCCTACCTCTCGATCTCGGCGCTCGCGCTGCCCCGCCTGGCCGGCTTTGGCCTCGGGTTCCTGCGCTCCTCAGGCCGGGTGCGGGCGCGTGCGGGTGCCGTGGCGCTCGCGCAGTTCTCGGACGGGCTGCTGCCGGCGTTGCACCGGATGGCCGCGGACGGTATCGACACCTCCGGCGGTGGCGACGGCTTTCTGATGACCAGCTCGAACGAGGGGATCCTGCTCGCGGGGCACGCGTCGTACCGGGCGCGCGCGGCGAACGGGTGGGGGACCGCGCCCGGCGAGATCCTGCGGGGTGAACAGCTTGCCGCGCACGAGCCCGCGCTCCAGCCCGGGGTGACTGGCGGGTTCATGCTGCCGGGGGAGTTCTCGCTCGACCCCGTCACCTTTACCGCGAGCATGATCGCGCACGTTCAGGCGGCCGGCGCCCAGGTGCGCACCGGACTCGAGGCCCGCCGGCTCGGCGCTGGCGCGAGCGTGGTGTGCATGGACCGGACGGGCGCCGAGGTGACCGTCTCGGGCGACCGGGTCGTCGTGGCGGCAGGGGCGTGGACAACTCCGATCCTGCGCCGCTCCGGCATCCGCTCGGCCCCCGTCGTCTCGGGGAAGGGGTACAGCTACACCGTGCCGGTCGCCCAGCTGCCACGCACCCTCATCCACGCGATGGACCTCCACTGCGTCGCGATTCCGATGCACGGGCGACTGCGCATCGTCGGCATGATGGAATTCGACGGCCACCCCACGCGACTCAACCCGGCGCGCATTGAGGTGTTGACGCGGTTTGCGTCGAAGCTGGTCGCTGACGCCGACTGGGGTGCCCGCACCGAGGAGTGGGTCGGTGCCCGCCCGATGACCGCCGACGGGATGCCCCTGCTGGGCGCCGTGGCGGGCCGGCCCGAGGTGATCGTGGCTACGGGGCACAACATGCACGGGCTCTCGCTCG
This genomic stretch from Leucobacter sp. CX169 harbors:
- a CDS encoding ABC transporter permease, which gives rise to MDTATVAIASPRQLARRRRADAFRANWRAFARQPGGLLGLVVLVIVTLLAVFAPVIADVSVLDPTKAPGRPFEAPSAEFWFGTDHLGRPVLPLLIWGARTSLTVGIAATIMSMVIGTLMGLLAGTMRGWRSAVIMRVIDFFLVIPGLVLAIVLGAVLGSSTFTIVVAIGVTSWAGTARMIRAQTLSLESRGYVERSRALGASQAHITWRHILPGVMPLVLANTSLAVGVAIISEATLAFLGINGGGISWGTMLQQAMGSGAAVAGFWWLIVAPGLAILVVVLAFTLVSRALETVVNPTLGDR
- a CDS encoding ABC transporter permease, with product MNRENPSTTAPDTGAPPHSPRASDEAADVRHTGSTWRYLLVKAGGSAVSLLMVVVLGFFAFRVLPGDPVAVLTRGRQVTNEQIAQLRDQLGLDRPILVQFWEYLVGLLKGDLGDSFVFRTPVTQLMGQYVGPTLLLMSVSMVLTVSIGVWVGQRAAWKRGGWFDRSATWTSLFFWSMPTFWFGLLLLLVFSGTGLFPSSGMTTVGAGYTGWAYVLDVARHLVLPVLALSIASYAQYVLIMRSSLLEELGQDYLVTARAKGLPEDLVRRRHALPNALLPTVTMIFLQLAGLISGAVTVETVFSWPGLGYLTFQAIQGPDFPVLQGTFVVFSSIVIFMNFFADILYRAIDPRVRAA
- a CDS encoding ABC transporter substrate-binding protein — its product is MKTVKALVGMAAALAIIAAPLSAAQAADEPTESSLRLSSSMDEIDTLNPFTAVFNEALIVLDYEYQPLAGINETGDYGGILADDFSVDNTTWTYHIRDKATWSDGEPVTADDVVWTYEAVMGSKPLQVANGESVGNISSVTAVDDKTVEIETTAPTPLHPGILPIVPKHIWEKIDNPEEYPNTEDVVGSGPFIIEEYKQGTSITLKSNEHYWNGPTGVDKLHIVGFKNTDAAVLALRNGEIDMLGGLNSAQFDSLASVDGIEPYQVESKHFFNLTLNGGWKTTGGEAYGTQNPVLEDQAFRRAIGQAIDRKVLVDKVINGLGSEGPTILPPGSPGGFFTELEGVALPQGVEEAKKSLEAAGYTTDADGNRLDKNGAPITLRMMFNGGSTSNTAASEFIESWFKDLGIAMELKNTNWDEMGELIPKGDYDTYIDGWGVSQDPDYMLSINVCSTLPDEPGVSSSSQSGMCDPEYDKVFEAQHTELDPEKRKELVTEALTMIYEYGNTAMFYYDDALGAYNSDRLDNLLVVNGSPNNRFSIAQATIKGAEGESGDGGSGVPAVAIGVGIAAVVLAGGLIFAIRRKKSVDDRK
- a CDS encoding M20/M25/M40 family metallo-hydrolase produces the protein MNTNASSKRGNAAAVSLLRELVHIETPSLNVAASARIAEVLTSHFTEIGAEVTLRPTSAGTNLIITAPGVGEPLLLVGHTDTVWPVGTLAEAMPWRETDGKLAGPGVYDMKSGIVVMHAALSRLAGTPHRAVRIVLVCDEEVGSPTSQAVLREASAGTVAALGFESPHPDGAFKIGRLGSTRIKLTAGGRAAHAALDPELGVSAIDELIDQLLHIRAITASPELPSPVLSNIGVIRGGALTNVVPASASAEIGLRFGDPATEEHVLRAIAALTPVRSGATFDCEQLSHRPAWLASAADRALLETVRAAALRVDQRVEGRPASGAGDTNLLGSLGHPTLDGFGPRGGGAHAENEHVLIDSLHERIELLVAVLMP
- a CDS encoding GNAT family N-acetyltransferase, giving the protein MIISSPVGAAIVAHLDPAGAGGASGRPGLIGRELLRFEDVQAANELYGRVFAYQDPSFALNPNLLFALKDNGGSVVGVFTADERLVGFAYGFAGKDASGSEYHYSQATVVDPEFQGKGLGRQLKMLQRRVAERWGHRSMRWTFDPVLVRNGHFNFSTLGAIGTDYLADYYGRPGTDRLLAEWALGTGADHASDLRETAAPLLDRGSWGQAVPQGEAVWVPLPAAAGAAEHLRTRLADTLRAQFAAGRVIIDCRRLEPETTAYLFVPRTALAADHPSPAVPRQEQS
- a CDS encoding MurR/RpiR family transcriptional regulator; the protein is MNSDENGDLDRSLVSPRDRFGERFRTNLSAEGIQARVIESEVRSLTQTLDELAATGEMPRAAALILGARRRYIGGEGKAAAYAQLLNADLSATLSNVFLIDGLGLTPITVLTDVRSSDVLVVFSMRRYREETIRLGRLFHEAGGQLVVITDSEDAPLAPYASVLIRVHTGSASYADSPTAVAAVCHLLSTLTTASAKGARRRLSMRDKYAAELGLYRPDPDHEVPQE
- the menC gene encoding o-succinylbenzoate synthase, encoding MTPPMRIDRVRLFLLELPLLHSFQTSSHRKSAIAHVLVELTDADGAVGWGEIASPSDPYFCAETTETAWEIATRYLVPATLGAEWSRPEDCDAAFAKVRGNEFARAGFVGAAWDLHARRRGVSLAAALGGTRTEVVAGVSLGIESSIDALLVQVAAQLEAGYGRVKLKIAPGWDVEVVRAVRAAFPGIDLHVDANGAYPRTAESTAVFRTLDESALTMIEQPFGVRDFLAHAELQGQIDTPVCLDESIVGVEDIETMLRLDAGRIVNIKVSRMGGLTQAKRAHDVAAAAEVPVWCGGMHEFGVGRAANVAISSLPNFSLPSDVSGSDKYYASDIVSPPVRALGGRVPVPRAAGLGHEVDVERVIEWASRSFDSAAVDELSTQRRVRS
- a CDS encoding dipeptidase, which encodes MSALIPVIDGHNDLAWACRELRGYATGGLDESVPSLHTDIARLRLGGVTGQFWSVWVDPVLAGAEQVVATLEQIDFVQRLIDAYPEHLRSARTAAEVRAAMRDGRIASLIGVEGGEQLGGSLAVLRQYARLGARYLTLTWSRTTGWADSATDESRHGGLSDFGRAVVREMNRVGLLVDLAHVAPATMRHVLAESRRPVIVSHSGAWELCKHRRNVPDDVLALIGASGGVVMVAFVPSFLTEARRQWVEAGEAGDPPHVGVADVADHLDHIREVAGPQAVGIGADYDGTDSMPDGLGDVSGYPALFAELRGRGWSEDELRGLASENVLRVLERADPDYEAFLAGRAGEPEPAAIVPAVDTTMKLERRLA
- a CDS encoding type 1 glutamine amidotransferase, with translation MPNAPRILVVINHPDSGPRRLGTWLSDAGADVHEVFGGDGLPAGLAGFDGLVLLGGGFMPDDYAHAPWLVQERALVREAIDRDLPTLGICLGAQVIADVDGGEVRANYGPKERGSTVIRPTARGREDTLFVGFGAAAPMIENHEDMITRLPESAVLLASSDAVENQAFLIGAHVRGVQFHPEAGAANLANWDDAALGEEGFDRAEMIREALAVDDENTVASRALVEAFAAEVRAASLLEAARPTRGAAS
- a CDS encoding FAD-binding oxidoreductase; amino-acid sequence: MTGQHVIVVGGGLIGLCSAYSLLRDGHQVTIVERDRLGSGAATGNAGELTPQQVAPLASPNTARDVIAGVFTRSSYLSISALALPRLAGFGLGFLRSSGRVRARAGAVALAQFSDGLLPALHRMAADGIDTSGGGDGFLMTSSNEGILLAGHASYRARAANGWGTAPGEILRGEQLAAHEPALQPGVTGGFMLPGEFSLDPVTFTASMIAHVQAAGAQVRTGLEARRLGAGASVVCMDRTGAEVTVSGDRVVVAAGAWTTPILRRSGIRSAPVVSGKGYSYTVPVAQLPRTLIHAMDLHCVAIPMHGRLRIVGMMEFDGHPTRLNPARIEVLTRFASKLVADADWGARTEEWVGARPMTADGMPLLGAVAGRPEVIVATGHNMHGLSLGPVTGEVVASLIAGRAVESGGRPIDLSPFAVRR